From Rudanella lutea DSM 19387, a single genomic window includes:
- a CDS encoding aspartate kinase produces MKVFKFGGASVKDAAGVRNLAHILRTQAQQGAIVVVSAMGKTTNALEEVTRAYADHKTDEALTRWATVQSYHEAIMRDLAGADWAQTFRGAYGTFLWVDTVLRQKPSGPFDQIYDQIVSVGEIISTQIVAAYCGAIWADARQLVCTDDTFREGKVDWEQTQRAIRGFVNGCGDGSLIVTQGFVGQAAGTGLTTTLGREGSDYTAAIFAYCTDAESVTIWKDVPGVLNADPKYFDQTVLLTQLTYQDAIELAYYGATVIHPKTIKPLQNKGIPLYVRSFLQPEAPGTVINASEGQLTTPSFIFKVNQTLISLHPKDFSFIAEDNLSQIFGQFAAAGIKINLMQNTAISFSVVVDTNPDRLPALLDLLRQNFRVSYNEGLELITIRYYDQATIDRVLVDKKLLLEQKSRYTVQLVVK; encoded by the coding sequence ATGAAGGTTTTTAAGTTTGGCGGGGCATCCGTTAAAGACGCGGCCGGTGTTCGGAACCTGGCCCATATTCTGCGTACACAGGCCCAGCAGGGCGCTATTGTGGTGGTTTCGGCGATGGGTAAAACCACCAACGCACTCGAAGAGGTGACCCGCGCCTATGCCGATCATAAAACCGACGAAGCCCTCACCCGTTGGGCAACGGTGCAAAGCTACCACGAAGCCATCATGCGCGACCTCGCCGGTGCCGACTGGGCCCAGACGTTCCGGGGTGCTTATGGTACCTTTTTGTGGGTCGATACCGTACTGCGGCAGAAACCGTCTGGTCCGTTCGATCAGATTTATGATCAGATTGTTTCGGTCGGCGAAATTATCTCGACCCAGATTGTGGCTGCTTACTGCGGGGCTATCTGGGCCGATGCCCGCCAACTGGTCTGTACCGATGATACTTTTCGCGAAGGCAAAGTGGATTGGGAACAGACTCAGCGTGCCATACGGGGGTTTGTCAATGGCTGTGGCGACGGTAGCCTGATTGTCACCCAGGGGTTTGTGGGGCAGGCTGCTGGTACGGGGCTCACAACCACGCTGGGCCGCGAAGGCTCCGATTACACGGCGGCTATCTTCGCGTACTGTACCGATGCCGAGAGCGTCACGATCTGGAAAGATGTACCGGGGGTACTCAATGCCGATCCGAAGTATTTCGACCAAACCGTATTACTCACCCAACTGACGTACCAGGATGCCATTGAGCTGGCCTATTACGGGGCTACGGTGATTCACCCAAAAACCATCAAGCCGCTTCAGAACAAAGGAATTCCGTTGTACGTACGGTCGTTTTTGCAGCCCGAAGCACCCGGCACGGTGATCAACGCGTCGGAAGGGCAACTGACTACCCCCTCATTTATCTTCAAGGTCAATCAGACGCTCATTTCGCTGCACCCGAAGGATTTTTCGTTTATAGCCGAAGATAACCTGAGTCAGATTTTCGGGCAGTTTGCGGCCGCCGGGATCAAAATTAATTTGATGCAAAACACCGCAATCAGCTTCTCGGTAGTAGTCGATACAAACCCCGACCGGCTACCGGCTCTGCTCGATTTGCTCCGGCAGAACTTCCGGGTTAGCTACAATGAAGGCCTGGAGCTCATCACCATCCGCTACTACGATCAGGCCACCATCGACCGGGTGCTGGTCGACAAAAAACTGTTGCTCGAACAAAAAAGCCGCTATACCGTGCAATTAGTAGTCAAATAA
- the dxs gene encoding 1-deoxy-D-xylulose-5-phosphate synthase: protein MLITPGNLLATINTPADLRRFDKTELPKVCDQLRQFIIDNVSVYGGHFGASLGVVELTVALHYVFNTPDDQLVWDVGHQAYGHKILTGRRDVFHTNRFYKGISGFPKRKESEYDTFGVGHSSTSISAALGMAVASKLEGNPLRQHIAVIGDGSMTAGEAFEGMNHAGATDANLLIVLNDNNMSIDPNVGALREYLTDITTSQTYNKVKGEIWNLLGKMDKLGKTAQELVSQIQTGIKGSLLEQSNLFESLNLRYFGPIDGHDIDHLTSVLEDLKQIPGPKLLHVLTVKGKGYGPAEKDQTKWHAPGLFDKVTGEIKKKVYDSPQPPKYQDVFGHTLVELAEQNAKVVGVTPAMPSGSSMNIMMKAMPDRAFDVGIAEQHAVTFSAGMATRGQVVFCNIYSTFMQRAYDQVVHDVCIQELPVIFCLDRAGFAGADGPTHHGAYDIAYMRCVPNMIVAAPMNEQELRNMMFTAASDEVQQGKRAFTIRYPRGEGVMPAWRTPLEKQEIGKGRLIQDGEGVAILTLGHIGNYAVEASATLAKEGIHPAHFDMRYVKPLDEALLHQIFTRFDRVLTVEDGCLMGGFGSAVLEFMAEHGYSAHVKRLGIPDAIIEHGEQIELHRECGFDPEGIASAVKELLYAGSKIVI from the coding sequence ATGCTGATTACCCCCGGCAACTTACTCGCTACCATCAACACGCCCGCCGATCTCCGTCGGTTCGATAAGACAGAACTCCCTAAGGTTTGCGACCAGCTTCGTCAGTTTATCATCGATAACGTATCGGTTTATGGAGGGCACTTCGGGGCCAGCCTCGGCGTGGTTGAACTGACAGTAGCACTTCATTATGTCTTCAATACGCCTGACGATCAGCTGGTTTGGGATGTGGGTCATCAGGCCTACGGCCACAAGATCCTAACTGGTCGGCGCGACGTTTTTCATACCAACCGGTTCTACAAAGGCATTTCGGGTTTTCCCAAGCGCAAAGAGAGCGAGTACGACACCTTTGGCGTAGGCCACTCGTCGACGTCTATTTCAGCCGCTTTGGGTATGGCCGTTGCGTCGAAGCTGGAGGGTAACCCCCTGCGGCAGCACATTGCCGTTATTGGCGATGGCTCGATGACGGCTGGCGAAGCGTTTGAAGGGATGAATCACGCGGGGGCTACCGATGCCAACCTGCTCATTGTGTTGAACGACAACAACATGAGCATCGACCCCAATGTGGGGGCCCTGCGCGAATACCTGACCGACATCACCACTTCGCAAACCTACAATAAGGTAAAGGGCGAGATCTGGAACCTGCTCGGCAAAATGGACAAGCTGGGCAAAACCGCTCAGGAGTTGGTGTCGCAGATTCAAACGGGCATCAAAGGTTCTCTGCTTGAGCAAAGTAACCTGTTTGAGTCGCTCAACCTGCGGTATTTCGGTCCAATTGATGGACACGACATCGACCACCTGACGAGTGTGCTCGAAGACCTTAAGCAAATTCCCGGCCCCAAGCTGTTGCACGTGCTGACGGTGAAAGGTAAGGGATATGGCCCCGCCGAAAAAGATCAGACCAAGTGGCACGCGCCCGGTTTGTTCGACAAGGTCACGGGCGAAATCAAGAAAAAAGTGTACGACAGCCCGCAGCCGCCTAAGTATCAGGATGTGTTTGGGCATACGCTCGTTGAGCTGGCCGAGCAAAACGCCAAAGTGGTGGGCGTTACCCCGGCTATGCCTTCAGGTTCGTCGATGAATATCATGATGAAGGCCATGCCCGACCGGGCCTTCGATGTGGGCATTGCCGAACAGCATGCCGTTACGTTCTCGGCCGGTATGGCCACCCGGGGGCAGGTGGTGTTCTGTAATATTTACTCCACGTTTATGCAGCGTGCCTACGATCAGGTGGTGCATGATGTGTGTATTCAGGAGTTGCCGGTTATTTTCTGCCTCGACCGGGCGGGTTTTGCCGGTGCCGACGGCCCTACGCACCACGGTGCTTACGACATTGCTTACATGCGTTGCGTGCCCAACATGATTGTGGCGGCCCCCATGAATGAGCAGGAGCTGCGGAACATGATGTTTACGGCCGCTTCCGACGAGGTTCAGCAGGGCAAACGGGCGTTTACCATCCGGTATCCACGGGGCGAGGGCGTGATGCCCGCCTGGCGTACTCCGCTCGAAAAGCAGGAAATTGGCAAAGGTCGGCTAATTCAGGACGGCGAAGGCGTTGCTATCCTGACGCTGGGCCACATCGGCAATTATGCTGTAGAGGCCTCTGCTACCCTGGCGAAAGAAGGTATTCACCCGGCGCATTTCGACATGCGTTATGTGAAACCACTCGACGAGGCTTTGCTCCACCAGATCTTTACTCGTTTCGACCGGGTGCTGACTGTTGAAGATGGCTGTTTGATGGGCGGCTTCGGCTCGGCGGTGCTGGAGTTTATGGCCGAGCACGGCTATTCGGCTCATGTAAAACGGCTCGGTATCCCCGACGCCATCATCGAACATGGCGAGCAAATCGAGTTGCACCGCGAGTGTGGCTTTGATCCTGAAGGCATTGCTTCGGCCGTGAAAGAGCTTCTGTATGCGGGGAGCAAGATTGTCATTTAA
- the ruvB gene encoding Holliday junction branch migration DNA helicase RuvB has protein sequence MRKDFLSGTTDGMTATDKEIERALRPLSFGDFTGQAKVLANLSVFVQAAKQRGDALDHVLLHGPPGLGKTTLSHIVANELEANIKMTSGPVLDKPSDLAGLLTNLQPNDVLFIDEIHRLNPIVEEYLYSAMEDYKIDIMLDSGPNARTVQIKLNPFTLIGATTRAGMLTSPLRARFGISCRLEYYDAKLLTSIVQRSSAILGTPINEQGAFEIARRSRGTPRIANNLLRRTRDFAQVKGNGTITVDIAEMALSALDVDQNGLDDMDNRILSTIIDKFKGGPVGITTIATACGEESETIEEVYEPFLIQEGYLKRTSRGREATEKAYIHLGVVPTYKTGELFG, from the coding sequence ATGCGGAAAGACTTTTTAAGCGGAACAACCGACGGAATGACCGCCACCGACAAAGAGATCGAACGGGCACTTCGGCCGTTGTCGTTTGGTGATTTTACAGGGCAGGCCAAGGTGCTGGCCAACCTCTCGGTGTTTGTGCAGGCGGCTAAGCAGCGGGGCGATGCCCTCGACCATGTGCTGCTCCACGGGCCTCCGGGTTTGGGTAAAACCACCCTGTCGCACATTGTGGCCAACGAGTTGGAGGCCAATATCAAAATGACGTCGGGGCCCGTACTCGACAAGCCGAGCGATCTGGCGGGTCTGCTCACCAATTTGCAGCCCAACGACGTACTCTTCATCGATGAGATTCACCGGCTCAACCCTATTGTGGAAGAGTACCTGTATTCGGCGATGGAAGATTACAAAATTGACATCATGCTCGATTCGGGTCCTAATGCCCGTACTGTGCAGATCAAGCTGAATCCGTTTACACTCATCGGAGCCACCACTCGGGCGGGTATGCTCACGTCGCCCCTGCGGGCTCGCTTTGGGATTAGCTGCCGGTTGGAGTATTACGACGCCAAGCTACTGACATCCATTGTACAGCGCTCATCGGCTATTCTGGGGACGCCCATCAACGAGCAGGGAGCATTTGAGATTGCCCGCCGGAGTCGGGGAACCCCACGGATTGCCAACAACCTGCTGCGCCGTACCCGCGACTTTGCGCAGGTGAAAGGCAATGGTACCATCACCGTTGATATCGCCGAGATGGCCCTGAGTGCGCTCGATGTGGATCAGAATGGTCTCGATGATATGGATAACCGTATTCTGTCGACCATTATTGATAAGTTTAAGGGCGGCCCCGTCGGAATCACCACCATTGCCACCGCCTGTGGCGAAGAATCCGAAACGATTGAAGAGGTTTACGAGCCGTTTCTGATTCAGGAAGGGTATTTGAAGCGGACTTCCCGCGGGCGCGAAGCCACCGAGAAAGCCTACATCCACCTCGGTGTAGTGCCGACGTACAAGACGGGTGAGTTGTTTGGATAA
- a CDS encoding rhomboid family intramembrane serine protease: protein MLTPVVRTLILLNVLAFVFTSQPVIEQFGLHSFLSDKFQPLQFLTHMFLHAGFGHIFSNMIGLFVFGPMLERVWGSRRFLFFYMFCGLGAALLYLGVNYYEMSRVYALVEEYRANPTPDAFWGFVESQASAAYDQLEGFIDAYTKNPDNQSFQRQSLSFVNGRWERLIDSPMVGASGAIFGVIMAFGLLFPNTELLLLFPPIPVKAKYLVLFYGAYEVYSGLYQAQSDNVAHFAHIGGMLFAFILVKYWGSQRKMFF, encoded by the coding sequence ATGCTGACACCGGTAGTCCGTACCCTTATTCTGCTGAACGTATTGGCGTTTGTGTTTACCTCACAGCCAGTGATTGAACAATTCGGGCTACACTCGTTTCTGTCGGATAAGTTTCAGCCGCTGCAATTCCTGACGCACATGTTTCTGCACGCGGGCTTCGGGCACATATTCAGCAACATGATCGGGTTGTTTGTGTTTGGGCCCATGCTGGAGCGCGTCTGGGGCTCCCGGCGGTTTTTGTTTTTTTATATGTTCTGCGGTCTGGGAGCAGCCCTGCTGTATCTCGGTGTTAACTATTACGAAATGAGTCGGGTGTACGCTTTGGTCGAAGAGTACCGGGCCAACCCAACACCCGACGCATTCTGGGGATTTGTGGAGAGTCAGGCCAGCGCGGCTTACGATCAGTTGGAAGGATTTATTGATGCGTACACGAAAAATCCGGACAATCAATCCTTTCAACGACAGAGTCTTAGCTTTGTCAATGGGCGCTGGGAGCGTTTGATTGATTCGCCCATGGTGGGGGCTTCGGGGGCTATTTTTGGGGTCATTATGGCGTTTGGCCTGTTGTTTCCAAACACTGAGTTGCTTTTGTTGTTTCCACCTATACCGGTCAAGGCAAAGTATCTCGTTCTGTTCTACGGAGCCTATGAGGTGTACTCGGGTTTGTATCAGGCCCAGTCCGACAACGTGGCCCACTTTGCGCATATCGGCGGCATGTTGTTTGCGTTCATATTGGTGAAATACTGGGGTTCTCAACGAAAAATGTTTTTTTGA
- a CDS encoding rhomboid family protein, with protein MSGLLDDFRSEFSKPNNTLAQLILVNVVVFLTLLILYLVFTVSESPAYYSKVVEQLTIPASAAEFIRRPWTLITYFFTHEKPFHILFNMLGLYWFGRLVDEYLGARRLLGLYVLGGIAGGLLYLAMFNLVPYFVQRSGGVYMLGSSGAFFSVAVGAATLLPNYSFHLLFFGPVRIKYIVFFLIVLSLANSLGPNSGGELAHLGGAVMGFFFIKLLQNGTDLGRPIYWLMDGWQSLTRPKPAVKVSYRQRSNANANASTYAAAGASPGNASVSMPDQDEIDAILDKISRSGYESLSREEKQKLFRASQRS; from the coding sequence ATGAGCGGGTTACTTGACGATTTCCGGTCTGAATTTTCGAAGCCCAACAACACGTTGGCGCAACTGATATTAGTCAACGTCGTGGTTTTTCTGACGTTGCTGATTCTGTATCTTGTATTTACGGTATCCGAATCGCCTGCGTACTACAGCAAAGTAGTCGAGCAGCTGACGATTCCGGCTAGTGCCGCTGAGTTCATACGCCGTCCCTGGACGCTGATTACCTACTTCTTTACCCACGAGAAGCCGTTTCATATTCTATTCAATATGTTGGGCCTGTACTGGTTCGGGCGTTTGGTGGATGAATACCTGGGGGCGCGTCGGTTGCTGGGGTTGTATGTGCTGGGCGGTATTGCCGGTGGTTTGCTGTATCTGGCCATGTTTAATCTGGTGCCGTACTTTGTGCAGCGCTCAGGTGGTGTGTATATGCTGGGCTCATCGGGCGCGTTTTTCTCGGTGGCTGTTGGTGCGGCTACGCTCTTGCCCAACTACTCGTTTCACCTGCTGTTCTTCGGCCCGGTTCGGATTAAGTACATTGTGTTTTTTCTGATTGTACTGTCGTTGGCAAACTCACTCGGACCCAACTCGGGTGGTGAACTGGCGCACCTGGGCGGAGCCGTGATGGGCTTTTTCTTTATCAAACTGCTTCAGAACGGCACCGATCTTGGTCGTCCAATTTACTGGCTCATGGATGGCTGGCAGTCGCTGACCCGCCCCAAGCCCGCCGTGAAGGTGTCGTACCGGCAGCGGAGCAATGCCAACGCCAACGCCAGTACCTACGCTGCGGCCGGCGCAAGTCCCGGAAACGCGTCGGTGTCGATGCCTGATCAGGACGAAATTGACGCTATTCTGGACAAGATTTCGCGTTCGGGCTACGAGAGCCTGTCGCGCGAAGAAAAACAGAAACTGTTCCGCGCCAGTCAGCGGAGTTAG
- a CDS encoding PorP/SprF family type IX secretion system membrane protein, whose translation MTKRFLLLGFILLLSQLGSAQDPQFTQFYAAPLYLNPAFAGSALAPRVTANYRNQWPSVANYVTSMVGVDHYIDRFNSGVGLMLISDNQGQGQIRSTEIAGQYAYQVQINEVSAVRLGLQASYVNRNVGYFGLTFGDQFSNRGFIDGSTSADAGLLGSARPNKYVDFSTGALYYSDWVWLGVSAHHINRPSQGFFAGDNSRLPIKGSIHTGLRIPLMGFTGLGDEAEREISFSPVVHYKFQGKYDQLDIGAYFTYSPLTVGAYYRGLPFKKYDQRINNHDAMAFLVGFRQDKFSVGYSYDATISTLGFASGGSHEISISYLFDPIENNRKARNRRRNPQLACPKF comes from the coding sequence ATGACCAAACGTTTCCTTTTGTTGGGGTTTATCCTGCTCCTGAGCCAGCTTGGTTCGGCGCAAGATCCCCAATTCACGCAGTTCTACGCGGCCCCGCTGTACCTTAACCCCGCTTTTGCCGGATCAGCGCTGGCACCCCGTGTAACGGCTAATTACCGCAATCAGTGGCCATCCGTTGCAAACTACGTAACGTCGATGGTTGGCGTTGATCATTACATCGATCGGTTTAATAGTGGTGTGGGGCTCATGCTGATCAGCGACAATCAGGGACAGGGCCAGATTCGTTCGACTGAGATTGCCGGGCAATACGCGTATCAGGTTCAGATCAACGAGGTGTCGGCCGTGCGGTTGGGCTTACAGGCGTCGTACGTTAACCGCAATGTAGGGTATTTTGGTCTTACCTTCGGCGACCAGTTCAGCAATCGTGGGTTCATTGATGGCAGCACCAGCGCCGACGCCGGCCTGCTCGGTTCGGCCCGGCCCAACAAGTACGTCGATTTCTCGACCGGTGCCCTGTACTACTCCGATTGGGTTTGGCTCGGCGTATCAGCCCACCACATCAACCGCCCGAGCCAGGGCTTCTTTGCGGGCGACAACAGCCGCTTGCCCATCAAAGGAAGTATTCATACCGGTTTGCGTATTCCGCTGATGGGCTTCACGGGGCTGGGCGACGAGGCTGAGCGAGAAATCAGTTTCTCCCCGGTGGTTCACTATAAATTTCAGGGTAAGTACGATCAGCTGGACATAGGCGCTTACTTCACGTACTCTCCGCTCACGGTAGGGGCTTATTACCGGGGGCTACCCTTCAAGAAATACGATCAACGGATCAATAACCACGATGCCATGGCGTTTCTGGTGGGTTTCCGACAGGATAAATTCTCGGTTGGCTACAGCTACGATGCTACCATCTCGACCCTCGGTTTTGCGAGTGGCGGCTCCCACGAAATTTCGATCTCCTATCTTTTCGATCCGATTGAGAACAACCGGAAAGCCCGCAACCGGCGCCGGAACCCTCAGTTGGCCTGCCCGAAGTTTTAA
- a CDS encoding gliding motility-associated C-terminal domain-containing protein codes for MRYASTYFRFFGVLLCLLGLSSLWPVLGQGTPPTSSTGTGNGLPSGISIRRPCVQTEIGSGDSQCKGEPTTFRDATPGVASWKWEFDSAPISGTATPGASTSTTSYSVVQYGYSSQGLKTVTVTRTFSNSALPAQTETFQINIGTAPREFQNWRTDTTICKGQVLTLDPYPNGAPSGVTYEWAPKGEITQTISVTGSGCYSVEVTNAFGCTTENRIQVQVCPEQAGSPGAKWYFGNNAGLDFAGGGSPSPIDDGKLSTIEGASSISDAKGNVLFYTDGVKVYDADGNVMGAVQFDANGKLVIDPTTSKPVITTAVASLGGSQISTQSALIVPKGTCRGCEYQYYVYTTAEINGTRQLTYSIVDMRKNDGKGAIVETNLPVAGSSTTALSTERSAGVQNEQDSTYWVITRDFGGSTFRITHITRNAVPEQKTVVITQSRSQTLAAQGEGYIKIGPAPQSTTATSATGTSGTATNPGSNTADGVVRPVAMIVPGVPGSNTAIANNIVELYKFNDKTGTLEYDRTIDLGPAPPSAYGVEFSPDGKSLYVTLKGDPASGTAVSSYLLRYDLTITDPDQLTAARSEVATSTTQQFGALQIGPDGRIYMSIPGQSELGVIENPNASLLDTLRFNPRGQSLGSKTGQLGLPNQIANFSQPPSNGAGLSHEGECIGDTTQFTIGPFCPDLKERYTIDFGDGTTPYSGTATQASHKYARPGSYTATLTVETFQKGPNNTFGPSCTVVTATDAVTIASVPQSITLNDQFVCRMPMSATLSIDVQAQNYAWVYANRVVGRGKTFEATRNGTYIAFAFNESPECFVRDDANVLFTRPNEPFTLAPEPILCQGSSTTVGFSAIAPSYNSFNWSNGQTTRTATVNAAGVYSVTATYRNPNSLPNAADLCTNTASVTVTERQNPRLTASTVNPSSCTILNGSILVSPQSSGTFTYAWAGNNQPLPTTGNSLSALGEGTYTVRVTDQLSCSSTSNYTLRSPVNTLAITPVPRDQLCSRPGSGTISLNATGGTPALYVWRDGANAIVGNASILTGINSGTYTVQVSDVNGCSATASTRVGLDPTGFADLGPPQDKCAGDPALLQPVSSTVANNQYQWSNGLTSPTISVTAPGTYSVRVSNPNGCTGTASVQITDRPAPAIQLAPQYRFCVGDGGSTTLVAGGPASASFVWGGAGGPGRTLRVSTVGRYTVQATDPSGCTAVASTQVVDYCEPRVFTPEAFTPNGDGLNDQFDVYSAYTSGFEIKIFNRWGEVIFASDSPEVKWDGTYRGEVYPPMMYAYVITYGSQYDPQLPRVVRRGSVLLIR; via the coding sequence ATGCGCTACGCGTCTACATATTTTCGGTTTTTTGGTGTCTTGCTCTGTCTGCTGGGACTGAGCAGTTTGTGGCCCGTGTTGGGGCAGGGAACCCCACCCACGTCGTCGACGGGAACCGGCAACGGATTACCGTCGGGTATCAGCATTCGGCGTCCGTGCGTGCAAACCGAAATCGGGTCGGGGGATAGCCAGTGCAAGGGCGAACCCACCACGTTTCGGGATGCTACGCCGGGCGTTGCTTCGTGGAAATGGGAGTTTGACAGTGCTCCCATCAGCGGCACCGCTACCCCCGGTGCGTCGACCTCGACCACGTCGTACAGTGTGGTACAATACGGCTATTCATCGCAAGGCTTAAAAACGGTTACTGTCACCCGTACCTTTTCAAATAGTGCCCTGCCCGCCCAAACCGAAACGTTTCAGATCAATATCGGCACCGCACCGCGTGAGTTTCAGAACTGGCGTACTGATACGACCATCTGTAAAGGGCAGGTGCTAACTTTAGATCCCTACCCCAATGGAGCCCCTTCGGGCGTGACGTATGAGTGGGCTCCCAAAGGCGAAATCACCCAAACCATTAGCGTGACCGGCTCAGGCTGCTACTCGGTCGAGGTGACGAATGCCTTTGGTTGTACAACCGAAAACCGGATTCAGGTACAAGTTTGCCCCGAACAGGCAGGCTCGCCCGGCGCCAAGTGGTATTTTGGTAATAATGCCGGTCTCGATTTTGCCGGTGGCGGTTCGCCTTCACCCATCGACGATGGTAAGCTCAGTACCATTGAGGGGGCTTCGTCTATTTCTGATGCCAAAGGCAACGTTTTGTTTTATACCGATGGGGTAAAAGTGTATGATGCCGACGGCAACGTGATGGGCGCGGTACAGTTTGACGCCAACGGAAAACTGGTGATCGACCCAACAACTTCGAAGCCGGTTATCACTACGGCGGTTGCATCGCTGGGTGGCAGCCAGATTTCAACCCAATCGGCCCTGATTGTGCCGAAAGGCACTTGCCGGGGCTGCGAGTACCAGTACTATGTGTACACCACCGCCGAAATCAACGGGACCCGGCAGCTTACGTACAGCATTGTCGACATGCGCAAAAACGATGGCAAGGGAGCCATTGTCGAAACTAACCTGCCCGTAGCGGGCTCATCGACCACGGCACTGAGCACCGAACGTTCGGCAGGGGTGCAAAACGAGCAGGATTCAACCTATTGGGTGATCACCCGTGATTTTGGCGGTAGTACGTTTCGGATTACGCACATCACCCGGAATGCGGTGCCTGAGCAGAAAACGGTGGTGATCACACAAAGCCGGTCGCAGACACTGGCCGCTCAGGGCGAAGGGTACATCAAAATAGGCCCGGCCCCGCAGAGCACTACGGCGACCTCGGCCACGGGGACGTCGGGCACGGCCACCAACCCCGGCAGTAATACGGCCGATGGGGTAGTGCGCCCGGTGGCCATGATTGTACCGGGCGTACCCGGCTCCAACACGGCGATTGCCAACAACATTGTGGAACTGTATAAATTCAATGATAAAACGGGTACGCTCGAATACGACCGAACTATCGACCTCGGGCCAGCCCCGCCCAGTGCGTACGGGGTCGAGTTTTCGCCCGATGGGAAAAGCCTGTACGTGACCCTCAAAGGCGACCCCGCCAGCGGCACGGCGGTGTCGTCGTATCTGCTCCGCTACGATCTGACCATTACCGATCCCGATCAGCTCACGGCCGCCCGATCCGAAGTGGCTACCAGCACTACCCAGCAGTTTGGAGCCTTGCAGATTGGCCCCGATGGACGGATTTACATGTCGATACCCGGCCAGTCGGAGCTGGGGGTAATCGAAAACCCCAACGCCAGCCTGCTCGACACGCTCCGGTTCAACCCGCGGGGGCAGTCGTTGGGTAGTAAAACGGGGCAGCTTGGACTGCCCAACCAGATTGCCAATTTCAGTCAGCCACCATCGAACGGGGCGGGACTGAGTCATGAGGGCGAATGTATCGGCGATACAACCCAGTTTACCATTGGGCCGTTCTGCCCCGATCTGAAAGAGCGTTATACCATTGATTTTGGCGACGGTACAACACCCTATTCCGGTACGGCTACCCAGGCGTCGCACAAGTACGCCCGACCCGGCAGTTACACGGCCACGTTAACTGTGGAAACGTTTCAGAAAGGGCCCAATAACACCTTTGGCCCCAGTTGTACGGTCGTTACAGCTACCGACGCAGTCACCATTGCGTCAGTTCCGCAGAGCATCACCCTGAATGACCAGTTTGTGTGTCGGATGCCAATGTCGGCCACCTTGTCGATTGATGTACAGGCCCAGAATTACGCCTGGGTGTATGCCAACCGGGTTGTTGGTAGGGGAAAAACGTTTGAGGCCACCCGAAACGGTACGTACATAGCCTTCGCGTTTAACGAAAGCCCCGAATGCTTTGTCCGCGATGACGCCAATGTGCTCTTTACCCGGCCTAACGAACCGTTTACGCTGGCACCTGAGCCTATACTCTGCCAGGGTAGCAGTACAACGGTAGGCTTTTCTGCTATTGCTCCTTCGTATAACTCGTTTAACTGGAGTAATGGGCAAACGACCAGAACCGCAACCGTTAATGCGGCCGGTGTGTATTCGGTAACGGCTACCTACAGGAATCCAAACTCGCTACCGAATGCAGCTGATTTGTGTACCAATACGGCGTCGGTTACGGTGACTGAGCGCCAAAATCCACGGCTGACAGCCTCGACCGTTAATCCCAGTAGCTGCACCATCCTGAACGGTAGTATTCTGGTATCGCCCCAAAGCTCGGGTACGTTTACGTATGCCTGGGCAGGAAACAACCAGCCCTTACCGACCACCGGCAACTCATTGTCGGCTCTGGGCGAAGGCACGTACACCGTTCGGGTCACCGACCAGTTATCATGCTCCTCGACGTCCAACTACACCCTGCGTTCGCCGGTTAATACGCTGGCAATAACCCCCGTTCCGCGCGATCAGCTTTGTTCAAGGCCGGGCAGTGGCACCATTAGTCTGAATGCAACGGGCGGTACTCCCGCCTTGTACGTCTGGCGCGACGGAGCCAACGCCATCGTGGGTAATGCCTCCATACTGACGGGTATCAACAGCGGTACGTACACGGTGCAGGTGAGCGACGTAAACGGGTGCAGTGCCACGGCCTCCACGCGGGTCGGCCTCGACCCCACGGGCTTTGCTGATTTGGGACCTCCGCAGGACAAATGCGCCGGTGACCCGGCTTTGCTACAACCCGTCAGTTCAACCGTTGCCAACAACCAGTATCAGTGGAGTAATGGCCTCACTTCACCGACCATCAGCGTTACGGCGCCCGGCACGTACTCGGTACGGGTGAGCAACCCCAACGGATGTACAGGTACGGCAAGTGTGCAGATCACCGACCGGCCCGCACCTGCCATTCAGCTGGCTCCGCAGTACCGGTTCTGTGTGGGCGATGGGGGTTCTACTACGTTGGTGGCTGGTGGCCCCGCGAGTGCTTCGTTTGTGTGGGGTGGCGCGGGTGGTCCGGGCCGCACATTGCGCGTGAGTACAGTAGGCAGGTACACGGTGCAGGCCACCGATCCATCGGGTTGTACGGCCGTAGCGTCGACGCAGGTCGTCGATTATTGCGAGCCGAGGGTTTTCACGCCCGAAGCATTTACGCCCAATGGCGACGGCCTGAATGACCAATTCGACGTGTACAGTGCCTATACGTCGGGGTTTGAAATCAAGATATTCAACCGGTGGGGTGAGGTGATCTTTGCCAGCGACAGTCCTGAGGTCAAGTGGGATGGTACGTATCGGGGTGAGGTGTACCCACCCATGATGTACGCTTACGTGATTACGTACGGCAGTCAGTACGACCCGCAATTGCCGCGTGTAGTTCGGCGTGGATCGGTGCTGCTGATTCGGTAA